One Candidatus Uhrbacteria bacterium genomic region harbors:
- a CDS encoding YifB family Mg chelatase-like AAA ATPase: MFSGIQTATIVGVKAAPVRVETSLSSGLSQFHLVGLPEVEVKEAKERVRSAIRSSGLPFPRGRITVSLAPATTKKQGAHFDVPIALSILQAEKVVKSETLTGFFFGELSLSGEVSPATGTLAHALCAQEHGAEVLFVPPKSLEEARLVQNISVVSAPTLGSLVDHLNGQTLLPVHTSCDMAQLAGRIPPAIDFAHVRGQEAAKRAVEIAAAGGHNILLNGTPGSGKTMLARALPSILPPLQYAETLEVTTIHSIGGALTTQQPFLTDRPFRSPHHSSSAISIIGGGPWPKPGEVSLAHRGVLFLDELPEFPRHVLEHLRQPLEDGEVTVARAAATFRFPARFMLVAAMNPCPCGFAFDPTRECSCSERRIEDYQKKISGPLLDRIDLYVHVPRVETDRLTQEEEAERSETIRARVAAARAVQQERFAKQTWLTNSEIPSGHIRVHCTPDADGKKLLASAMEKYQLSARSYTRVLKVARTIADLDGSIGVTATHIAEALQYRPSPRLG; this comes from the coding sequence ATGTTTTCAGGCATTCAAACGGCAACGATTGTTGGAGTGAAGGCGGCACCTGTGCGTGTAGAGACATCTTTAAGTTCCGGCTTGAGCCAGTTCCATTTGGTGGGGCTTCCTGAAGTCGAGGTGAAGGAGGCAAAAGAGCGCGTGCGATCTGCCATCCGGTCCTCCGGTCTTCCATTTCCTCGTGGGCGGATTACCGTGAGTCTAGCGCCAGCCACAACAAAAAAACAAGGCGCGCATTTCGACGTCCCTATCGCTCTGTCCATTTTGCAGGCAGAGAAAGTCGTAAAAAGCGAAACGCTTACAGGATTCTTTTTCGGTGAGTTATCGCTTTCAGGAGAGGTTTCTCCGGCTACCGGTACGCTGGCGCACGCTTTGTGTGCCCAAGAACACGGGGCAGAAGTTTTGTTTGTCCCCCCGAAAAGTCTTGAAGAAGCGCGGCTCGTGCAGAATATTTCCGTCGTCTCTGCCCCCACGCTTGGATCTCTCGTGGATCACCTCAACGGGCAGACGCTCCTTCCCGTGCACACGAGTTGCGACATGGCACAACTCGCGGGACGCATACCCCCAGCGATAGACTTCGCCCATGTGCGCGGACAAGAAGCGGCAAAGCGCGCCGTGGAGATTGCCGCGGCGGGCGGGCACAATATTTTGTTAAACGGCACGCCGGGGTCTGGGAAAACCATGTTGGCGCGGGCGCTTCCTTCCATCCTCCCGCCGCTCCAATATGCAGAGACACTTGAAGTAACGACCATCCACTCGATCGGTGGCGCGCTGACCACACAACAACCGTTTTTAACCGACCGCCCATTTCGGTCACCGCATCACTCAAGTTCGGCTATCTCCATCATCGGTGGCGGGCCGTGGCCAAAACCAGGGGAGGTAAGTCTCGCACATCGCGGCGTGCTCTTTCTCGATGAACTTCCGGAATTTCCACGGCATGTGCTTGAACACTTGCGCCAACCCCTGGAGGATGGCGAGGTGACGGTGGCCCGCGCGGCGGCGACGTTTCGATTCCCCGCGCGTTTCATGCTTGTGGCGGCCATGAACCCGTGTCCGTGTGGGTTTGCCTTTGATCCAACACGTGAGTGTTCGTGCTCCGAGCGCCGCATAGAGGACTACCAAAAGAAGATCTCCGGACCGCTGTTGGATCGCATTGATCTCTACGTCCATGTGCCGCGTGTAGAGACAGACCGGTTGACACAGGAAGAGGAGGCCGAGCGCTCGGAGACGATTCGTGCACGCGTCGCCGCCGCGCGCGCCGTTCAACAAGAGCGGTTTGCAAAACAAACATGGCTCACAAATAGCGAGATCCCTTCCGGGCACATCCGTGTCCATTGCACCCCTGACGCTGACGGGAAAAAACTCCTTGCTTCCGCTATGGAAAAATACCAGCTCTCTGCTCGTTCCTACACTCGCGTGCTCAAAGTTGCCCGTACCATCGCCGATCTCGATGGGAGTATAGGCGTCACCGCCACGCACATCGCCGAAGCCTTGCAATACCGCCCCTCCCCCCGCCTCGGCTAA
- a CDS encoding transposase: MPRKLRVDFPGAVHHVNGRGNNRMIVFHSDEDREMFLDLVGKEILLQKWKCFEYALMDNHYHFLLESCGNLATGMKNICGIFTQRINRKYDRSGHVFQGRYGSVLVNSNPHLFELARYIVLNPTKAGLVKRPEDYKWSSYRAMIGLEKPPEWLDVSWIVNCVGDGSKDPRSVYKKYVEESIFLA; the protein is encoded by the coding sequence ATGCCAAGAAAACTACGCGTTGATTTCCCTGGAGCTGTGCACCATGTGAATGGTCGCGGGAATAACAGAATGATTGTTTTCCACAGCGACGAAGATCGTGAGATGTTCCTTGATTTGGTTGGAAAGGAGATTCTCTTGCAGAAGTGGAAATGCTTCGAATACGCCCTCATGGATAATCATTATCATTTCCTTCTAGAAAGCTGCGGGAATCTTGCAACAGGGATGAAGAACATTTGTGGAATATTTACGCAAAGGATAAACCGTAAATATGACCGATCTGGCCACGTTTTCCAGGGAAGGTACGGTTCTGTCCTCGTAAATTCGAACCCGCACCTATTCGAATTAGCACGGTACATCGTGCTGAATCCTACAAAAGCCGGGTTGGTAAAGCGGCCAGAAGATTACAAGTGGAGCAGTTATCGAGCAATGATAGGCCTTGAAAAACCACCAGAGTGGCTGGATGTGAGTTGGATCGTGAATTGTGTGGGGGACGGGAGCAAAGATCCACGATCTGTGTATAAAAAATATGTTGAGGAATCCATATTCCTAGCATAG
- a CDS encoding NUDIX domain-containing protein: MGEQKEITVAIALVFFGDKLLLIRRRHANPIWDKKWEFPGGKVENGEDPMSTARRELMEETGIEAKGQKFLGVHPHDWEMPDGSTLRIHLHCYQCRTENNAVSLEEGKADQYAWADPDALQGYDLLGAIPEIIQRFVVGVRPRV; the protein is encoded by the coding sequence ATGGGTGAACAGAAAGAAATAACTGTCGCGATCGCGCTCGTGTTTTTTGGCGACAAACTTCTCCTCATTCGTCGGCGTCATGCAAACCCGATATGGGACAAGAAGTGGGAGTTTCCTGGCGGGAAAGTTGAAAATGGAGAGGATCCGATGAGTACCGCTCGGCGGGAGCTCATGGAGGAGACGGGGATTGAGGCCAAGGGGCAGAAATTTCTCGGTGTGCATCCTCACGACTGGGAAATGCCGGATGGTTCTACGCTTCGTATCCACCTGCACTGTTACCAATGCAGAACAGAAAACAACGCCGTGTCTCTCGAGGAGGGCAAGGCGGATCAGTATGCATGGGCTGACCCCGATGCGCTCCAGGGATACGACCTCCTCGGCGCCATCCCCGAAATCATCCAGCGATTCGTAGTAGGGGTCAGACCCCGGGTCTGA